A stretch of DNA from Artemia franciscana chromosome 6, ASM3288406v1, whole genome shotgun sequence:
aagaagcgacccggcttaatagtaaccgaaactctgaaaaacgattttgataccaatagttacatcaaaagaatcgtatttttacgctgattttaaatatataagttccatcaagtttagtcttgcccatcaaaagttacgaccctgagaaaatttgccttaatttagaAACCAGGGGGAAACACAtgctaaaagtaatagaatcttaacgaaaattacaccatcaaattcagcgtatcagagaaccctaatgtaaaattcctatctacaaaaatgtggaattttgtattttttgcctgaagacatatccggatgtgtttatttgttttttttttttttacctcccaggggtgatcgcgtcgacctagtggtcctagaatgtcgcgagagggctcattcgaacggaaattaaaagttctagtgtcctttctaagtgataaaaaattggagggcacctaggctccctcccacgctcatcttttTCCGAAagcaccggatcaaaattttgagatagccattttgttcagcacagtcaacaaactatgtctttggggacgaattaatcccccacagtccccgggggagggactgcaatttacaagctttgaccactgtttacatatagttatggttattgggaagtgtacagacgttttcaggggactttttcgcgtggGGGGGATCGGGTGGAGGGGCTTACttgagaggatctttccgtggaagAATTGATCAttagggaagagaattttcatgaagagggtgcaggattttctagtattattaagaaaaacaatgagaaaataaataaaaaaagcttttttcaattttatataaGGAGCCCTGATATGAAGAGTCATATGGTTTCGACATagaaaacataatgaaaaatcTGTTTCCAAAACTGTTGATTTTAGTCAGCTTTAAAAACGTTAAAATTCTGCCTTAAAACCCGTTTCCCATGaaagttaaaaaatcaaaagaaaataaatatgttgaattagaatataaagaatttcaaaaatatattttttttaattctgcttaaaaatacaaattttaagctttaaataaatttcGAGTAATTATTCTGGCAAAATTAACAATGTTGAGCTATAGACCTGTGTAAAGAAGAAGCTTGGAAATGTGAAGAACCGGATGGAATTTGATGAAATAGTATACATCTTGGTTTTTCTTGCCGCTTCGTTTGAATTCTGCATTAAAATGTTGGCTTTGAGCCTTATATGActatcggttatttattgtaagaaCAAATGTTATTATATTCCACTGACAAGgatgattttgaaataagatcCAGAATtacctttgaaaataaaataaaaacatatacgAGCTTGTTATCTAAGAACGAAAACCGTGCAAAAGCCATAATGTTTCTCAGGACAAAGTTGCTGAATTCACAATCTGCTTTAATGATTTGTCAAATCTATCCCCATTGTCAATGGAACAGCATCGCCATACCTGTTTTATCATTTGAATGGCTTGTTTACATTCAAAAGCATAAATTTTCGGTTAATTTTATCATTACAAATTTATCTGTCTGGGCTGGGAGGTAAATAGATAACGAACCATTTTGTTAAGCCAATAGCTTCCTATATCCAACATCAAGCCAAAATTTCATTTGGCTACATAAACCGCTAATAGGTTAATATAACAGTACAAAAAAAGCCTGGATCGCTATATGTGAAGTATCTGGATGATAAAGTCTTTTGTTAAATGAACGTCTCTGTCTtatcaaatgttttttaaaattattttgcttatgCCTTAGGTACCATCTCTGAGTTTAGTATGGctcaattcttttgattacaatggatttttttttattgcccgGGTCATCGGCTATAAATGATGCAAACAAAAGGGAAATAATCTATATGAACAAGGGATATATTtgtgattaaatttttttgattaattttttgcttatattttcaatttcttgttATAACTATTTTGGCTTTTGATCTTACATCATATTTTACAATGATGGGAACAATTTCGCTTTCTCCATATTTACGGTAAGCCATTAATATGATAAAAAAGGAAGCCCAATTACCCTTTTATTACATCGAACGTTTTAAAATGTCGCTGGAACTCATAACTTccgtttttttatataatttatgtcTGATCAAGGAAGTTATAGTATTATAATGACTATTGTAGAACTTTGCTCCCCATCAATATATGACTGCGAGCAGTTCAATTTACATACCCATCATGATCGTTATCAATAGAAGCTATGTATAAAGGTGTATGTTTTTACAACATATATAGAGGAGGAGAGCATAGAGCCCTTCAATAAGTCTACTATGATCTTAAAACTTTGATATAATTTATGCCTATTCAAGGAAGTTATAGTAGTATAATCACTATTGTAGAACTTGCTCCCCATCAATATATGACTGCGAGCAGTTCAATTTACATACCCATCATGATCGTTATCAATAGAAGCTATGTATAAAGGTGTATGTTTTTACAACATATATAGAGGAGGAGAGCATAGAGCCCTTCAATAAGTCCACTATTATCTTAAAACTTTGATATAATTTATGCCTATTTAAGGAAGTTATAGTATTATAATGACTATGGTAGAACTTgctgaaatttctttttatttaaaatcagtcaCTTACATAAATTGAGGATTTTATGGATAGAACGTTATTAAGAGCAACAAGTGTGTTCTGTCCTGTggttttttctcataatttgttgggtttttttttttaagaagttgAAGACGTATATTCAAATGACACTGGAGAACGTTTTGAAAATGCAGACAGTATTGTATCACCTAAGCGTGAAGATAATGACCTGGGTGATATCCTCAGAATACCTGAAGAGCTCAAGTCTGTGTCTGACCCTCTTAAAACAGTCTCAAATAAAACCCGAAGTGGAGGTatgttttcaacttttttagaatttttaattgtatttattttgactcttataagaggataaaaatgcttaattttgaGCTGCTGCAGAATACTCAAAGAAGGTCtttcacatttgaaaaaaaaactttgaagaagAGCGAAGGGGGCTTTTTTGGCGTGAATTATGGTTAGGACATAGGAAGCTACCGCTGCTGTAATATGGAACCCTCCGCCACGATTGTCAAAGAGAGGAAACTGAGTTTGCTTGGCCATGTCCTTAGAAGACCAAATGACCGCATTATAAAGCAAGTGCTTCTAGCTGCCCCATTGCCGGAATGGCGCAGGCGTCCTGAGGGTCAAttgaaaaattggtgggcaactgcCAAAAACGACCTCGACCCCACTGGGGGATTTCGAAGGTTTGGCAGAAAGTGGAAGAGCTGCTGGCCCTGGTCTGCTGAAGAACTGGCACAGGATCGTGACACATGGGAGTCAACCATACGTAGTCTTCTAGATGTTGGGTGAGGCGTCCGCGTCTGTTCCCgcaacaagtacaagtaagtgaGCTACAAAAATGACAGTCATCAAATTTGATACTTCTGTATGTGTTTCGGCAAATGTCTTAGTAGCTGTTTGTTAAATAATGAGTTTTGCGGAGAATATGGTTTGATCTCACGTTTTATGAACTTCATGAATAAAACGTTCAGATTGCTGTAGTGCATTTTATGGATGAACTATGTGAAAGaatgcaaaagttttttcatgaaAGCCACCCATACTGGCTCTAGGGAAAAGACGTTTTCTCGAATGAGATGATGCAAGATATAAAGCTTATACCCACCTAATCTTCCTATAATTTTTGTAGACGTTTCTCACCAGAGTCTTTCTCACCAGAGTCTCCGCCCAGAGTCTTTTTAGACTCTGGGGCGGATTTAAATTTAGTTGGGGATTTGGATGGAGGggaattgtatatttattaGCTGAAAATGCTACAAAAAGATCTTAGTTGTCGCACATTTTCCACTGGaagaatttgtcagaattcttttacgaaattatttttatttgttttattttttctttgacgaCTCAATTTTAAGCgtagagatgttaagggtaattgcccAGAGTAAATTTTCCCCGGGATTAATTCATCTTAAAGGATTTTTCCGTGGGTACGGAGGATCTTTCCGTTGAGGTGATGCTGGAAATCCTGGTAGTGTTCAAGAATGATCACAAATAAAGCTAGAcctatgttgtctgagcaacgtgaagtgttgcggcaacctttctcCGGCTTCGCAATAAAGTggtgcgagagcaacactttggttttgtttctttgctatcggttaaaagCTGAAGTtatcagcctatcgaagcttttaaaacgttatgttcaaagaagaacgcgatcagtaatcacatgatcaaaggctattcctcagcgttgaaaaaacgacagtaacaaaagaatatcgaaagaagggactaaattgactttgcggccagttgaactttatccttttcaatcgtagacatcgtgacggatgaaaacttggaataaTATCTTACATAATcgagttggtattataaagatatctgtaacttttcaggattaaaataccataggtgacactaattattacgaaactacctcattgttttacgttatcgtttctacccgttgcgtaaacacttaattttaggttacagtgagtatgggtaggctacaccaactagcaaaagttacaaacccctttTCCCTGAAGataattgtagcctaacagacgatttttacttacaagtcccctgcctgtcttaccactggaaccacattggtcttaccatcaaatacaccggaaacaaataataggtgcACCAACTAGCCAAAGCTGCAAAAcccttattgccgaagatgattatgagctaacagccgactgttgcttacaagtcctctacttgtctcacaattggtatcggcctatttttagtgtgtaccttactattgaagttgtcaaccccttgaaattttcaaactagtatatctcatgaaggaatttttgtaccaaaaaatggatgacatatgctTTGATCATCTCATCAAGAGCTAtggattgccgtcgaaaaaaaattctatctgtcttagtttaaaagttgatttttttttccgtaggccaactttttaacgtcaccacttagataagatatttatttcaaaaagatcacTATCACAAGACCTCAAAGGACCGAATTCGGACTTCTGAGTCGACTAACaaagcaaacaaagcaaaaacactaataataataaataatcaaattatgagtaaaaaaaaaaaaaaaaaatctgtcaaactaaacttgaacaaatacaagtcagaaaaaaagggaaagggacaaaaaaaaaatatgataatacagaaaagaacaagaaataaacatatatatctacaatttaaaagggacactaaaaaaagtccaaaaactcacaaaaaaaggaaCGAAGCATGATTGTTCCAGCGAAGCACGAAGTAAGATTAAAAGgggaactaaaccaaaacagcgccataagctccaatttctttagcaattacagaacttttaaagtttaagaggtacatctggtaacatttctctacctcaatcccaagtccgaaaaaaaaaaatgataaacccagccaaaatcacggcagcactttcggacccatGGGAAAATgctgcttttttgcttctgtaaatttttctatttgtcactcaaagaagaaatatttgctgtggggccgggtaactgccgcatatatttaacacttatagatgtTAGTCAATCTTCAATTTTAAAGTGGTGCCTGcgtgcttgcctgctagaacggagctttccactcgaaagcagaaacatggtttgatgaaacgaaagcttggctgcacagcTTCAAATACTCctttctgacataggctatattaCTCCAGTTCactttgcacaccataggctctggctcgtggacaagcaaaaccatcctttttggtcccaggcaagagttctgtggagctttccaaaatgtaatgtcatattcatcaatccatcCTGAGGTCCACCCTTTCTGTAAGagccgcacaggttagacccttaacagtttccaggaataagccgagatcggcggcataggaaaaataaagaaaaaaaaaaacgggacaaaaccaaagtgttgttctcgcaacacaaataaaaaaagcttctttgaCTGAAATTAAGgtacaacattaaaacttgaaacaaacagaaattattaggtatatgaggggtgTTATTCGCTCCTcatataccttgctctttatgctaaactttGAATTACCAAAAAAGCtttattgaggagggagcaactcccctcgtatacgtaacaatttatattcgttttaagttttaatgttgttccctactttcacttgaaagggctctttgtttttactttaatgCCCCCTTTAAAAGAGCgactttgtatttatttaaagcgtctttttgttagaaatatttgcctttttagCATTCTTCACAGGTTGGTTACGTCGAAGCTTACTTGACGCCATGACATCAGGAAAAAGTTAACATTATCTGCCTTATACAAGCTGCCTTCTAAATATACAATCCTGTTGCGTGCCAGGTGCCGGGGCCCGGCCTCGAAATCggctatagtttttttcttattgctaTGTTGAATTTCTATTATTAAGGGATATGCTTTTTGAACTTCACTTCTTTGCACCACGTTTAGCTTGTAAAGCAAAAGACTTGCGAATGGCCTTGAACATGGATTTGTGAACAACTGAATATTTCATTCTTTGGCAAACATTTTTGACTCTCAGGAGGTGGAGGTCGAATTTAATCTGGGAAAAGAATAGAATTGCTGGggaaatactttatttttatttgaggaTTGCCCTATCCTCACGTCAGCCCTTACTATTGTATTTGgcttcattaatttttaattttatttcagaattTGCCACTACATCGCTGTTTAAGCATGTTTTTTCGGAGCAAGAATATCAAACACCTGATTCTGTAAGTGTTtatataaaacaagaaatagatcAAGAATGTAAATTTGAGGCGTCAAGCGAAAACTGTATTTATCCCAATATTGATGTGATAAAAAACGAggaacctaaaaaaaatccaagtacTTTATCGGTTATTTTACCCACAGAAGATGTTTTCATTTGTAGAGTGTGCAGTCAAAGTTATAATAATAAGACAGATTTGGTTGCGCATAACATCTTTGCTCATAGAAAAAATCGCGTGgaagaaaaaccttttgaatgcGATATATGCAACAAGTGTTTTACTCACAGTTCCCAATTACGTCGTCATCGAAAAACTCACACCGGAGCTAAACCTTTTGAGTGTGACATTTGTAAGAAAACATTCACCTCAAAATGTAATTTGTCTActcatcaaagaattcatacTGAAAACAAAGCTTTTGAATGTGATATATGTAAGAAACGTTTTACTTCAAGCTCAGATTTATCTCGTCATCAAAGAACTCACACTGGGGTAAAACCTTTCGGATGTGATATATGTAAGAAACGTTTTACAACAAGTTATGATTTGTCTCgtcatcaaagaactcatactggagaaaaaccttttgagTGTGAAATCTGTAAGAAAAAATTCACCAGAAGCTCTAATTTATCTGCCCATAAAAGAACTcacacagaagaaaaaaatttcgaatGTGACATATGCAAGGAACGTTTTAATTGCAGTTTACGTTTCTCTCGTCACCAAAGAAGTCATAGAGGAGAAAAACCTTACGAATGTTGTGTgtgtaaaaaatgttttactttcagttcagGTTTATCTCGTCACCAAAGAACTCATACTAATGAAAAACCTTTCGAGTGTaataaatatgtataaaaatattcGCTTGTAGATCTAGTTTATCTTATCATCAAGGAACTGATACCGGTCAAAAACCTTTTAAGTGTGATATGTGTAAGAAAACATTCACCTATAGATGTAGTTTAGGCCTATCTGTTCACCATAGAACTTATACAGGAGAAAAATCTTTTGAATGTGATATGTGTTAAAAACGTTTTACTCAGTTTAGGTTTATATTATCACCGAAAATCTCATGAAAGGGGAAAAATGTTTGCATTTATTACTATGTAAGAGTTTGATGTAATTATCAAAATGCCAAAGTCATTAGAGTTCAtgctggagaaaattttttaaatgtgtaGTTATAAGCAAATAACGCTttatgagtgtttttttttacatgtcaGCTAATCAGaggtatatttttaaattcgtACATTAGAAGCATGCACTATATATAGAGTTTATTGCCCATACTCTTGTTATCGTAAAACTTTTTACTGAGCATGCAAAAATCACACAAGAACACCATACTTATAAAATTGGATATTATAATATTAGCTATTCGTAGTTGATTCCGACAGTCATCAGGACCAGGTGAGACCTAAAGACCTTGTTTCATAAACTAGCTTCTGTTCCacatttattatttaactttttttgtagCGACTCcaagtttttttctgattttttttttgttgcaattAATCCCTTTTCACCACTTTACTCTACATTCTtccaattttgaaaatcttcaatATTTAATGTTGTAgactaaataaatatttttgacatCATTTTAGGAGTTGTGATTTATTGTATTTCATAATATTGGGgggatcgtctcttactaggttgcagctaacACAGCAACCTTTACAGCGTTATTTGCAGTCGCTTTCCCTGGTCATCCAGGTTTTGGGTCAGAACTTCGGTTATACAAATTAAATCTGATGCTAGATTATTCAACGCAATATCAAACTCAACAGGTTTTTCGAGATTTAGGCACTCTGCGTTACTTAATTATAAACGAGgtaaattttaatgtatttcaATATTCTTATGTTTATTACTGTGGGTTCCAGAAACACTCGTTTTATCCGGCAAAGAATTTGAAATATGAGCTTGAGGGTAACTTTAGCTTAGTAgcacgggacccagagatcgaaccatgctgcaggaatgcactgcagtgCCTTAGCAGTCAAGAAGcatcgttaatccgatacataCATACGAGGACTATGCACACTTTCTAGGTTTGGCTGAGGTTTATTATATTTAGGAGGGATGCCTAGTATTCGGGCGACCAGATGGGGGTACCGGGGAATTTCTATTTCCAACATTAGAAGTTGTAGCATCCCTGTACACCAGATCATATAGAGGGCTTGACAGTGGGGGGGGGACAATCTATAGGACGTGACTATCAATACTTCGGGTAAAAACTTGGTTAAAAGATGGGCTGGAGTACTTTCGAAAATAGTTGAGTTAGTGGTTGTTAACTGGTGCTTCAGGTTCTGGCGCCAGTTTCCATCGTGATGTCATTTTTGGTACTTTCAAAAAACGATCACATGGCTGATGCCGATCCCTAGACTGAACTGGAACTATCAAACTAGGTCTAGGGACATGAGTACTTTTACAACAACTTTAAAGCACGCTGGTTATGGTCTAAATTACGAtcgtctttttttcaatttccgaCAATAGATTGCTTGCAAATGTGCAAGAAACGACACTTCTTCCCCGTGTTTACAATAACTTACAGCGAAAAATTGGCAAACTGTGTTTGCTTGGTTAGTTTGCCGTTTTAGAAAGGTAGAGCATGTTTctaccaaattttcactcttaggttaataattgagaagtgcctgagctatcaaacacctttggttctcagttttatagattataagcaagcgttcgattctatCGATagagagctttagcaaaggttttattcTTGTAAGGTATACCAGatatacattaaagtgattagtgctatgtacgagaatgaCATTTCTGCGGTTAGGATAGGAAATGAGGTCAGCAGccggtttcgtattaaatcaggagatTAGCAACTTTTGTTTTATCGCCCttaatatggatcattttgatggattttacCTGAAGGAGCACAGGAATGTCCTCATATTCAGATATTCGCAATATCCTGAACACTATGTGATGTTTAAAATCAACAGCCAGGGGGCTACTCTACACTAGCTGAGCAATGaagttacattttattttagtacTGTTACTTTTAGAATGcttttttacgaaaaaacttGCTGGAGTTATATGCATCTCCAAAGTTGTATTTGTAATAGAATGTCCGAATATTGGCGTAAGTACAGGCTGACATCGTTGATAGCACTTTTAATTGACGGCAGCTTTGCAAGCCCGGGAGAAGGGAGATAGAGACTATTTATTCTctcaattttgttttccaaacatgaaattttgtGGTCTTTTCAACAAATTTATAGTTTAAGATCGTATGTCATTTTATTGGTTTGTTCACCAatgttttttagctgtttagtcATAAGATGAATTTTGGTATTCCGCCAGGGTAATTGGTCATTAATCTGATCAAACTCATAAACATACCTAGGCCTGTTTTGCATGAGTTTGGTTCATTAAAGCGATATTTCATTATGTCCTTCAATTTGAATCGCAGCATTCATCGATAGCTTTACGTGGGAAATAGGAGTTCCTTTAGGTGTATAAGTCTTATTAAGCGAGTTAGACTCATTTCTTACAGCGAAATAAAGCTTGATTGATTAGTGAAGTTCACTAATTTTCTCTTGATCTTTAATTTCGCATAAGTGAGACGtttctaatttcttagaattCCTGCGCTCGGTGGGTTTCACTAAGGACGAGGAATAAGTAGAACTCGAAATTTCTTATGCAAAGTCTGGTGCTAAACCCTCGCAGGGATTTGTTTGAACGGGGATAACTGGCTCTATAACTTCAGAAGAGCTGGGATAATAGATGCAACAGTTCAAACAGCACCAGGTAACGTTTTCTAACCATTGTTGCAGTTTAATTTCAGCACATTTGGGGTGCAGCCACTGATTGCATTTGCTACATTGACAAGTTCCTCTACCAGAACTGCCTACGTATTCAGGGCAGAAAAACTTTCTATTCAAGTCGGTATTCAAAGTTTTGTAAGATATAAGCACAGATAAGCCAGATACTAACGGGATACAGGGCGTAATTGAGCGACTGAAAATCTTCAACAAAACACCCAACTGGCTAGGCAAGGCACTGGTACTTCCTATAGAACAGTCCAGCTTTGTATCCTCTCTCTTGCGTTGAGTCACTTATAGCCACTTAAAATGTCTCTTCTAATTCGTAAATGTTAATAACATGTATTAAAAGAAAGGTAGATTCGATCGATACGGACTATCAATAAGAAAATCCACAATTCTCAAGGGAATTCTCAGTCTAAAACGGATCcgcttattcaaattataatacTTTCGTAGCTGAATTAATTCTTATCAATGTAGCTGTTGGTCCGGACAAAGCTATAATCTGTTGCCAATAAATAAAAGTCTAAATCCAAAAAAAGGTCTACATTATGCACTATGAATTCCGAGTCAAAACTGGAAGTTGCTCCTAACATGTGTATTGATGTTAAATAAACGCACATTTTATACTTGTTAAATTcaactaagaaaaacaatgtctttaaagaaaatatgcgtaaatattcagaaataattTATCCTTGGAAGCTATTGATATGATTTGTCTTAATTAAGTTgcattttaaacaaaactgaTGTGTAAGCAAAAAGTGGTGTCATTGCAGTATCCGTAACTACTAATTGGTTTTGCTGCCTTCTAGTAGGGGTTGTTAAGTATTTTGATGTGGGCTTGAGTGAGCAGAGTACAGACGGTGCTCAAAAATCTTTGTATAATGTACCAgacaaacacattaaagtgattagtgctatatacAAGAATAGCACCGCtccggttaaggtaggaaatgaaaTTAGcggctggttttgtattaactCAAGAGTTAAGCAGAGTTGTGATAGATCCCCTTTTATAGATCATTTTGAAAGattgtcttaaggagcatagGAGAGGCAATGGGgaaccacagaatcaaatggggaggaaaaactctcctggactcatgctgacgatttaagcatcctagatgaaaagtgtgagcaa
This window harbors:
- the LOC136028036 gene encoding zinc finger protein 664-like isoform X2 — translated: METFDTSEHGGVKYVEDVYSNDTGERFENADSIVSPKREDNDLGDILRIPEELKSVSDPLKTVSNKTRSGEFATTSLFKHVFSEQEYQTPDSVSVYIKQEIDQECKFEASSENCIYPNIDVIKNEEPKKNPSTLSVILPTEDVFICRVCSQSYNNKTDLVAHNIFAHRKNRVEEKPFECDICNKCFTHSSQLRRHRKTHTGAKPFECDICKKTFTSKCNLSTHQRIHTENKAFECDICKKRFTSSSDLSRHQRTHTGVKPFGCDICKKRFTTSYDLSRHQRTHTGEKPFECEICKKKFTRSSNLSAHKRTHTEEKNFECDICKERFNCSLRFSRHQRSHRGEKPYECCVCKKCFTFSSGLSRHQRTHTNEKPFECNKYV
- the LOC136028036 gene encoding zinc finger protein 664-like isoform X1; the protein is METFDTSEHGGVKYEVEDVYSNDTGERFENADSIVSPKREDNDLGDILRIPEELKSVSDPLKTVSNKTRSGEFATTSLFKHVFSEQEYQTPDSVSVYIKQEIDQECKFEASSENCIYPNIDVIKNEEPKKNPSTLSVILPTEDVFICRVCSQSYNNKTDLVAHNIFAHRKNRVEEKPFECDICNKCFTHSSQLRRHRKTHTGAKPFECDICKKTFTSKCNLSTHQRIHTENKAFECDICKKRFTSSSDLSRHQRTHTGVKPFGCDICKKRFTTSYDLSRHQRTHTGEKPFECEICKKKFTRSSNLSAHKRTHTEEKNFECDICKERFNCSLRFSRHQRSHRGEKPYECCVCKKCFTFSSGLSRHQRTHTNEKPFECNKYV
- the LOC136028036 gene encoding zinc finger protein 664-like isoform X3 encodes the protein MNYAYKEVEDVYSNDTGERFENADSIVSPKREDNDLGDILRIPEELKSVSDPLKTVSNKTRSGEFATTSLFKHVFSEQEYQTPDSVSVYIKQEIDQECKFEASSENCIYPNIDVIKNEEPKKNPSTLSVILPTEDVFICRVCSQSYNNKTDLVAHNIFAHRKNRVEEKPFECDICNKCFTHSSQLRRHRKTHTGAKPFECDICKKTFTSKCNLSTHQRIHTENKAFECDICKKRFTSSSDLSRHQRTHTGVKPFGCDICKKRFTTSYDLSRHQRTHTGEKPFECEICKKKFTRSSNLSAHKRTHTEEKNFECDICKERFNCSLRFSRHQRSHRGEKPYECCVCKKCFTFSSGLSRHQRTHTNEKPFECNKYV